One Tachysurus vachellii isolate PV-2020 chromosome 5, HZAU_Pvac_v1, whole genome shotgun sequence genomic window, CTCTGGCTACAAGCAATGTACACAGTGGTTATGATATTGCTGAAATATCCACCCTGAAATATCCAACTTTGATGTTAATCTTTAAAAACTAGACAAGAGGATGGATAAGTGACAGGGACAGAGCAGAAAGATGTACAAGTGCTAATACTTACTTTTGGAAAAGCATTAGGAAAGGCCGTTATATTAAAAGCATGCAATAATAGTTTTAAAACTCATCACATATGTGTAACAGACAGGAAAAGAGGCTACAGGAACAGTTTTGGAAATCCTAAATAGCTAGGCATGATTGTTCCAGGTAAATAGGGAGAGGTGAGAGAGCAGCTGTGCTCCTGTGTTTGTAGAAAAACTAGCATAATGGTAACCACAATAGAAAAGGTGTACAACCATGGGTGTAATATTAGGGTTTGCCAGCAGATGGCACTGTACTTAGTAAATTCTTTAAAATCACAAACAAACCTCAGACCTCTGCTCACACAAGAGATAGTAATAACAGACCAGAATGAGCTGAATAAAAAAGCACTTTTCTGAGTTATACAGAGACTACTAAATAAGTTATACAACCACTGTTGTTGTAATTCTAAGAGAAGGATTTACCTTTAAGGATGTAGTCTGTCAAAAGACTGGGCACTTTGTCACTGTCATCCTTCATGGCTTGAAGAACTATTGAGAGAAGAAATAATGGGGTGGAAAAGTTTAGCTGAGCACCTGAAGAAGTAAGTATACATATCCTCTTCACAATCACATGTTTATATGTCATATAAATCCTAGAAAATGCAATTAACTGTCCACTCAATGAAACAGAGATTATCTACTATGTTAAAGACATTAACTCAGAAAGAGAAGTGTTATCAcatacttttatacattttagagATTTATGGTCTTAGGTAACACTCACTTTTTGTGAGAACCTGAAGATCTTCAACTGAGGGAGGTGCATCTTTCTTCTCATAAGGAATGACTGTAGTGAGGTACTGTGAAAAAGTTTAAACAACACCGGTGAGAAGATAAATGATAGTAGCTGGTTTGCTGCTTCTGGAAATGGGATGAAAACATTGATAAAATCTCAACTATGCAAGTTTAAGCTGATATTCAACACTGCAAAGAGAGGcgtggaaaagaaataaaggtcCTCAGACACCTGTTTCTCCTCTCCAATATTCCCAAATGTTTGGCGAAAGCCATTTTGAATAGCAGTAGAGATGCTCCCCATGCTGAAGCGCTGAAACACCATAACAAGTACAGAAAAGCGGAGAAAGTAAGAGGAGGGTAAATAAGACAAGATTCACCAGTTATACAGAATAATAACAGTGGCCATGTTTAAATGCAGCCTAATAATCAGTTAATAGTGTGACTCAtctcaaacaaaataaaaactttctTGTAATCACTTTAGTTGAAACTGAGTAAACACACTGAGGCAAATACGAATGAAATTTTTAGccattttttcttgctttttgttttgttttacaaaatCTGCTGAATCAACCTGTAAATGTCTGAAACTTTTTTCAATGCACATTCTCAgttattctatttttctttcttttttcttgctttctttggGTTCAGGTAATCAGTTGGCTGGTGTCTTAAGTTGTAATGAATTCATGTGGATGGACATAAATCACTGCATATGAACATAGCCATAAATGAAAAACAGTTGTAATAGGAAAAGCAGCACAAATAACAACCACTTAGCTCCCAGGTgttcatacatactgtacatacaaactAATGATGCGCGGGTCGagtttttttcaaaaaatgagTCGTGAGGTTATGGGTTATGAGACGACCCTCGCATCTCTAATACAAACACCttattcagaaaaataaggtttctttaataatattaactatGAATGTTTAGGGTCAGAATGTGTGGTTTTATCCAAAGTTAATGGCCATTATTCAAACTTACACAGAACAGAGCATAGATTTGAGGATGTCATTTGAAAGGATCTATGTCTGAATCATGAAACTGACAGATGGagattttgtttcaatttatgGTTGCTATCATGTTTAAAGCACCTTGGCACCATAACCAAGTAGAAATACAAACCATTTTCCAACCTCATCTGCAGAACTCATTTTTATTCAACTTGAATCCCACTGGAGTATTAGTATGCTCCTTTACCcacaaaagtgaaataaatatattaagatttattcattttgcagATGCTATTACCTATTAACAATTACAAGCTTCTATAGTTCCAGTGTTTTAGTCTAGAAGATTAAATACACGTAGAGCATGTTTGAGTTTAAACTAGCATGTTAAATAATACAGTGCTAACAATTCCAACAAAAATGTACTAACAAGTACTGCAGATGATTGTTGTTCACATGTGAATTCATAAGACCCATAAGATGTAGTAGGTTAACTCTTCATTAGTACATGAACAGTGCATGCTTTAACTCAAATTTAAGTAAGTATCAATTCATgtattatcattcattcattcattcattttctaccgcttatccgaactacctcgggtcacggggagcctgtgcctatctcaggcgtcattgggcatcaaggcaattCATGTATTAGTGCATGCTTATTCATTTACTGTTGTTGTAAAGTGTCACAAAGGAAATGGTTGCTGGAATTTGTAAACACTTCtttttctgtcactttctgTCATGCATCAATAATCTGTGTTCACTCACAGTTGCGGACAATCTGTGAAGTCTGCTGTTCTGCTCTCTGACTCCACTCTTTACTTCCCTCTTCTTTTTCAGAAGTTCTTTGTGCTCTTTCTGAAGGTTCTGTACATCAATCAGCACAGAGATGAAACTGTTCATCACTTCCTTCTCAAAGTCGAGCTCATCTCTAAGAGCCAGTTGCCGCACAAGCTCCTCAGAATAGTGGCGGATCGCCGTCTCCACCTCCTCCAATAACTCACTCAGCTCTGCAACTCTAAGAGCCCGTACTCCTGCGGAAATACATTGTGTTCAACACTCAAACATGCCTAAGCCCCTTTTTTATGCATGCACATTTAAGCTGAAATTTAATGTCAGTTAATGGGAAAGGAGTTAAGAGTAAGTCAAAAACCgtaccaaaaataaaataataagcatTTCCATTAATGAATATGCTTATATGCTTATAATGAAtgctaataatataaatatatcatttaaaaaacacaatgagGCCTGTCTTCTGGTACTTACTCTCCTCAAATTCATGAGTGCTGGATCTGTGTATCAGGTTTTTCTCAGTAGGGTTCTGCTCTGGAAAATCCTGCATCATCTCCTCTATCTCCTCAATCACCTACAAATCATAATGTCATAATATCTGCATGTAAAGCAGTGTGATGGTTTAGCAGTATGACAGAATACTATGATGAACAGTAATATTATTATCActctgtaatatactgtatttataggTAATAATGTCAGAACAAATAGGTTCAGCCTTCAGCCTTGAAATTCAATTAGTTAGCTTTACAGATACCTgtatgtagatttatttatatatagatccTTAAGTCCAAGgagacagtggcaaggaaaaactacaTGAGATGCTACTCTACACCATTAGGATGTTGATGTTTTATTGCCtgacaatacattttttatatatctatccagaaagcttgagaggaaccagacttacaTCTTCTTCTGGGCACCAGAATGTGATATCATAAATCATGACTGTTCTACATTCTGTGATCATTCAATAAGTCATATAATAAGCACAGAGAAGCACTGTACAAATGCTGTATAAAGCCTTTATAATGCAGATTTGAAATAATACAGCACCTGCTCTGCAGTAAGGAAAGGCTCATCATTAATGCAGGACACAATGATGGAGTGCATGTCCATTTGTTCCCTCAGATCGTCATCATCAGACACATCCAGATTCACATTATTAACCCtctgaaacaacaaaacaacaaaaagaaattaattttaGTCAGACATCTTTCCAAATCACTTTGGGCTCTGAGTAGGAGAGCTGAGGGAGtcatctgtgcgtgtgtgtgtgtttgtgtgtgtgtatgttcatgtgtgtgtgtctactgtgTGTTCAACTCACTGGCCTGTCCTCAATGTGCAGCACTGGGAGCTGAAGTGAGCGGGTGCGAGACTGATCCCAATCTACTGGCATGACATTTCCATAATTATTAGTCAGAGCGTTCCAGATCCTAGAATAGAGGGAGGATGTCTACTATTACTGTGAGTTTCATTTCAAAacttcaagaaaaacaaacaaacaaaaaaaagattcttcacaaaacttttttcccctctgatcCCTTGTGTTTACTTTTGGAAGTTCAGAATCATATCAAATCatgacatcatgacatcatGACTATTTTTAAGCAAACCCTTCAATACATCCGGGTACAGAGAAATCACGTGACCCTATAGCACCGAACTGGTATAGTGGAGATGGAGGAAATGGTCATCATGCACTGGTGTACCGTTACTGTTCAGTGCTTCATATGTATTcatgcatttataaaataatagtaaGAATAAATCAAGAATAGATCAATAAAATGAACTGAAGTGAGATGAACCTCTGTAGCTGACAATGCGTCACGTGAggtgtaaataaatcatttaaggTCATTAATATGGTTCTCAGGCTGTTCGGTTCTATGGCTCAGTATTTCTGAGATCAGACAGTTATCAGACAGTTATGTCCATGCATCATTCTTTTACTTACTCGTCGTTTTTTAACACAGTGTCCTCTGTTAGAGGATTCACGCTATCTATAAGTTCGGCTTTAGCGTCGAAATTCCCAAAGCACGCTTTTAACTTCATGTCGAAGTCGGCGACCAGTTCCTCCACAGATCTGAAGTCAAATCGGTCTCCAATATTTTCATCAAGATCCGTAAAGCGCATCAGATCCGCTGCCGTGTCCAGGCTGAGTCTGTTCTTTCCCTGCAGTATTTCAGGCTGTAATGCGCTCTGGTCCTGCACTCGAGGCGCCGCCATCATCCCTGCAGAGCAGCACCGAGTTACACGCTCCAAGTGTCCTGTTCATCTAGTGCAGGAATTCtcaatgaccacacacacacatatacacacacataaacatacacagacacaca contains:
- the fez2a gene encoding fasciculation and elongation protein zeta-2 isoform X2, yielding MMAAPRVQDQSALQPEILQGKNRLSLDTAADLMRFTDLDENIGDRFDFRSVEELVADFDMKLKACFGNFDAKAELIDSVNPLTEDTVLKNDEIWNALTNNYGNVMPVDWDQSRTRSLQLPVLHIEDRPRVNNVNLDVSDDDDLREQMDMHSIIVSCINDEPFLTAEQVIEEIEEMMQDFPEQNPTEKNLIHRSSTHEFEERVRALRVAELSELLEEVETAIRHYSEELVRQLALRDELDFEKEVMNSFISVLIDVQNLQKEHKELLKKKREVKSGVREQNSRLHRLSATYLTTVIPYEKKDAPPSVEDLQVLTKILQAMKDDSDKVPSLLTDYILKVLCPSE
- the fez2a gene encoding fasciculation and elongation protein zeta-2 isoform X1, giving the protein MMAAPRVQDQSALQPEILQGKNRLSLDTAADLMRFTDLDENIGDRFDFRSVEELVADFDMKLKACFGNFDAKAELIDSVNPLTEDTVLKNDEIWNALTNNYGNVMPVDWDQSRTRSLQLPVLHIEDRPRVNNVNLDVSDDDDLREQMDMHSIIVSCINDEPFLTAEQVIEEIEEMMQDFPEQNPTEKNLIHRSSTHEFEERVRALRVAELSELLEEVETAIRHYSEELVRQLALRDELDFEKEVMNSFISVLIDVQNLQKEHKELLKKKREVKSGVREQNSRLHRLSATRFSMGSISTAIQNGFRQTFGNIGEEKQYLTTVIPYEKKDAPPSVEDLQVLTKILQAMKDDSDKVPSLLTDYILKVLCPSE